A single genomic interval of Thermus hydrothermalis harbors:
- a CDS encoding thymidine phosphorylase, protein MNPVLFIREKREGGKHRQEDLKAFLLGYLKEEVPDYQVAAWLMAAFLRGLDREETLWLTETMAYSGKVLDLSGLPHPVDKHSSGGVGDKVSLVVGPILAASGCTFAKMSGRGLAHTGGTIDKLESVPGWRGEMTEAEFLERARRVGLVIAAQSPDLAPLDGKLYALRDVTATVESIPLIASSIMSKKLAAGARSIVLDVKVGKGAFMKTLEEARLLAKTMVEIGQGAGRRVKALLTSMEAPLGRAVGNAIEVREALLALKGEGPEDLVAVALRLAEEALRLEGLDPGLAQKALESGAALEKFRAFLEAQGGNPKVVEDFSLLPLGEELPLLSREAGVVREVDAYRVGLAVLALGGGRRRKGEAIDHGVGVYLMKKPGDRVERGEALALLYHRGRGVEEALDHLREAFLLGETASPLPLVLEAVG, encoded by the coding sequence ATGAACCCCGTGCTTTTCATCCGCGAGAAGCGGGAGGGAGGCAAGCACCGGCAGGAAGACCTAAAGGCCTTCCTCCTGGGCTACCTGAAGGAGGAGGTCCCCGACTACCAGGTGGCCGCCTGGCTCATGGCCGCCTTCCTCCGGGGCCTGGACCGGGAGGAAACCCTTTGGCTCACGGAGACCATGGCCTATTCCGGGAAGGTCCTGGACCTTTCCGGCCTGCCCCATCCCGTGGACAAGCACTCCTCGGGCGGGGTGGGGGACAAGGTGAGCCTGGTGGTGGGGCCCATCCTGGCCGCAAGCGGTTGCACCTTCGCCAAGATGTCCGGCCGGGGCCTGGCCCACACCGGGGGGACCATTGACAAGCTGGAGTCCGTGCCCGGCTGGCGGGGGGAGATGACGGAGGCGGAGTTTCTGGAAAGGGCTAGGCGGGTGGGCCTCGTCATCGCCGCCCAAAGCCCCGACCTCGCTCCCCTGGACGGGAAGCTTTACGCCCTTCGCGACGTGACCGCCACCGTGGAGAGCATCCCCCTCATCGCCAGCTCCATCATGAGCAAAAAGCTCGCCGCTGGGGCGCGGAGCATCGTCCTGGACGTGAAGGTGGGCAAGGGGGCCTTCATGAAGACCCTGGAGGAGGCCCGCCTCCTGGCAAAGACCATGGTGGAGATCGGCCAAGGGGCGGGCAGGCGGGTGAAGGCCCTCCTCACCAGCATGGAGGCTCCCTTGGGCCGGGCGGTGGGGAACGCCATAGAGGTGCGGGAGGCCCTTTTGGCCCTTAAGGGGGAGGGCCCCGAGGACCTGGTGGCGGTGGCCTTGCGTCTGGCGGAGGAAGCCTTGCGCCTCGAGGGCCTGGACCCAGGCCTCGCCCAGAAGGCCCTGGAAAGCGGGGCCGCTTTGGAGAAGTTTAGGGCCTTCCTCGAGGCCCAAGGAGGAAACCCGAAGGTGGTGGAGGACTTCTCCCTCCTGCCCCTTGGGGAAGAGTTGCCCCTTCTGAGCCGGGAGGCCGGGGTGGTGCGGGAGGTGGACGCCTACCGGGTGGGCCTGGCGGTTTTGGCCCTGGGGGGTGGGCGGCGCAGGAAGGGCGAGGCCATTGACCACGGGGTGGGGGTTTACCTCATGAAAAAGCCCGGGGACCGGGTGGAAAGGGGGGAGGCCCTGGCCCTCCTCTACCACCGGGGGCGGGGGGTGGAGGAGGCCTTGGACCACCTGCGGGAGGCCTTCCTTTTGGGGGAAACGGCAAGCCCCTTGCCCCTCGTTCTGGAGGCGGTGGGATAG
- a CDS encoding M23 family metallopeptidase — MKRRPVRYTLLLARSGGGSHALSLPGWAALLLLALLALWSGANLYFWHRAQEARDLEARMRALAQEARRLSLALEAEKAKNGALSQEAERTKRELEALKKAIDELRRRAGLSPLNALPVRYQEGGQGGGAMAGWAEVRATVLDLQNQVRELVPALERTLEVEASLPRGLPLRGHGGITSSFGTRKNPFGPGLEFHDGLDFSAPYGAPVHATGGGVVARVGWMGPYGLAVLLDHAEGYQTLYGHLSRILVRPGERVERGQVLGYVGSTGRSTGPHLHYGVYRHGVPLDPRPYLSPAWAGR, encoded by the coding sequence ATGAAAAGGCGGCCCGTGCGCTACACCCTCCTTCTCGCCCGAAGCGGCGGGGGGAGCCATGCCCTAAGCCTCCCCGGGTGGGCGGCCCTCCTCCTCCTGGCCCTTTTGGCCTTGTGGAGCGGGGCCAACCTTTACTTTTGGCACCGGGCCCAGGAGGCCCGGGATTTGGAGGCCAGAATGCGCGCCTTGGCCCAGGAGGCCCGCAGGCTTTCCCTGGCCCTCGAGGCGGAAAAGGCCAAAAACGGGGCGCTTTCCCAGGAGGCGGAGCGTACCAAAAGGGAACTGGAAGCCTTGAAAAAGGCCATTGACGAGCTCCGCCGCCGCGCCGGGCTTTCCCCCCTCAACGCCCTGCCCGTGCGCTACCAAGAGGGGGGACAGGGCGGGGGGGCCATGGCGGGGTGGGCGGAGGTGCGGGCCACGGTGCTGGACCTGCAAAACCAGGTGCGGGAGCTTGTTCCGGCCTTGGAGCGCACGTTGGAGGTGGAGGCGAGCCTCCCCCGGGGGCTTCCCCTCCGGGGCCATGGGGGCATCACCTCCTCCTTCGGTACCCGCAAAAACCCCTTTGGCCCCGGCCTGGAGTTCCACGATGGGCTGGATTTCTCCGCCCCCTACGGGGCGCCGGTCCACGCCACGGGCGGCGGGGTGGTGGCCCGGGTGGGCTGGATGGGGCCCTATGGCCTCGCCGTCCTCTTGGACCACGCCGAGGGCTACCAGACCCTTTACGGCCACCTCTCCCGCATCCTGGTGCGGCCTGGGGAACGGGTGGAGCGGGGGCAGGTTCTGGGCTACGTGGGCTCCACGGGCCGCTCCACGGGGCCCCACCTGCACTACGGCGTCTACCGCCACGGCGTCCCCCTGGACCCCAGGCCCTACCTTTCCCCCGCCTGGGCGGGCCGGTAA
- a CDS encoding type IV pilus twitching motility protein PilT, whose translation MSEAPSEGKQSLLEMLKAMVQARASDIHLQAGAPPMVRVDGKLRPFGNRPLTPKDTEAIARALLTPEQQEELEYRKEMDFAYTIPGVARFRCNLLRQRGSFGLVMRVVAEVIPSFEALGLPREVMENLAAKERGLILVTGPTGSGKSTTLAALIDHINLHYAKNIITIEDPIEFLHRHKKSLVVQREVGLDTDSFYSGVKYAMRQDPDVILIGEMRDKETVEAALMAAQTGHLVLSTLHTLDAWRTINRIIEFFPLHEHQQVRILLAESLLGILSQRLLPRADGQGRVLALEVLIATPYVRELIKDEDKTPQIKEAMMEGSIHGMRTFDQHLVELYTQGLISLEDALSAATSPHEFRLLLTKATGQAY comes from the coding sequence ATGAGCGAGGCCCCTTCCGAGGGAAAGCAAAGCCTTTTGGAGATGCTGAAGGCCATGGTCCAGGCCCGGGCTTCGGATATCCACCTGCAGGCGGGAGCCCCTCCGATGGTCCGGGTGGACGGAAAGCTTAGGCCCTTTGGCAACCGGCCCCTCACCCCGAAGGATACAGAGGCCATCGCGCGGGCCCTCCTCACCCCGGAGCAACAAGAGGAGCTGGAGTACCGGAAGGAGATGGACTTCGCCTACACCATCCCCGGGGTGGCCCGTTTCCGCTGTAACCTCCTCAGGCAACGGGGCAGCTTTGGCCTGGTGATGCGGGTGGTGGCGGAGGTCATCCCCAGTTTTGAGGCCCTGGGCCTGCCCCGGGAGGTTATGGAAAACCTAGCGGCCAAGGAGCGGGGCCTCATCCTGGTCACCGGGCCCACGGGGAGCGGCAAGAGCACCACCCTGGCGGCCCTCATTGACCACATCAACCTGCACTACGCCAAGAACATCATCACCATTGAGGACCCCATAGAGTTTTTGCACCGGCACAAGAAGAGCCTGGTGGTGCAGCGGGAGGTGGGGCTAGACACGGATAGCTTCTACTCCGGGGTCAAGTACGCCATGCGCCAGGACCCCGACGTGATCCTCATCGGGGAGATGCGGGACAAGGAGACGGTGGAGGCCGCCCTCATGGCCGCCCAGACCGGGCACCTGGTCCTTTCCACCCTCCACACCCTGGACGCTTGGCGCACCATCAACCGCATCATTGAGTTCTTCCCCTTGCACGAGCACCAGCAGGTGCGCATCCTCCTGGCGGAATCCCTCCTCGGCATCCTTTCCCAGCGCCTCCTGCCCCGGGCGGATGGGCAGGGGCGGGTGTTGGCCCTCGAGGTCCTCATCGCCACCCCGTACGTGCGGGAGCTCATCAAGGATGAGGACAAGACGCCCCAGATTAAGGAGGCCATGATGGAGGGGAGCATCCACGGCATGCGCACCTTTGACCAACACCTGGTGGAGCTCTACACCCAGGGGCTCATCTCCCTGGAGGACGCCCTCTCCGCCGCCACCAGCCCCCACGAGTTCCGCCTCCTCCTCACCAAGGCCACGGGACAGGCCTACTAG
- a CDS encoding ferredoxin: MPHVICEPCIGVKDQSCVEVCPVECIYDGGDQFYIHPEECIDCGACVPACPVNAIFPEEDVPEQWKSYIEKNRKLAGLE, from the coding sequence ATGCCGCACGTGATCTGTGAGCCCTGCATCGGAGTCAAGGACCAGTCCTGCGTGGAGGTGTGCCCCGTGGAGTGCATCTACGACGGGGGGGACCAGTTCTACATCCACCCCGAGGAGTGCATTGACTGCGGGGCCTGCGTGCCCGCTTGCCCGGTGAACGCCATCTTCCCCGAGGAGGACGTTCCCGAGCAGTGGAAGTCCTACATTGAGAAGAACCGCAAGCTGGCGGGGCTAGAGTAA
- the panC gene encoding pantoate--beta-alanine ligase: protein MNVVRTVAELRAALPREGVGFVPTMGYLHAGHLALVERARAENPFVVVSIFVNPLQFGPGEDYHRYPRDLERDQALLEAAGVDLLFAPSVEEMYPKGFATRVQVEGPLTALWEGEVRPGHFQGVATVVARLFLLVGPRRAYFGEKDYQQLLVIRKMVRDLGFPLEVVGVPTVREEDGLALSSRNVYLSPERRKKATVLYRALSAMREVAKEGGSVAEALRAGEAVLAEVPEFRKDYLALVDPETLLPLSDWVKGARGIVAGRFPEVRLIDNLEVYP, encoded by the coding sequence GTGAACGTGGTCCGCACCGTGGCGGAACTCCGGGCGGCGTTGCCCCGGGAAGGGGTGGGCTTCGTGCCCACCATGGGCTACCTCCACGCCGGCCACCTGGCCTTGGTGGAAAGGGCCCGGGCAGAAAACCCCTTCGTGGTGGTGTCCATCTTCGTGAACCCCTTGCAGTTCGGGCCTGGGGAGGATTACCACCGCTACCCCCGGGACCTGGAGCGGGACCAGGCCCTTCTGGAGGCGGCGGGGGTGGACCTCCTCTTCGCCCCCAGCGTGGAGGAGATGTACCCCAAGGGCTTTGCCACCCGGGTCCAGGTGGAAGGCCCCCTCACCGCCCTATGGGAAGGGGAGGTGCGCCCCGGCCATTTCCAAGGAGTGGCCACGGTGGTGGCCCGCCTCTTCCTCCTGGTGGGGCCGAGGCGGGCCTACTTCGGGGAGAAGGACTACCAGCAACTCCTTGTGATCCGCAAGATGGTGCGGGACCTGGGCTTTCCCCTGGAGGTGGTGGGGGTGCCCACGGTGCGGGAGGAGGACGGCCTAGCCCTTTCCAGCCGCAACGTCTACCTTTCCCCCGAAAGGCGCAAGAAGGCCACCGTGCTCTATAGGGCCCTTTCCGCCATGCGGGAGGTGGCGAAGGAGGGCGGAAGCGTGGCCGAGGCCCTGCGGGCTGGGGAGGCGGTTTTGGCGGAGGTGCCCGAGTTTAGGAAGGACTACCTGGCCCTGGTGGACCCCGAGACCCTCCTTCCCCTTTCCGACTGGGTGAAGGGGGCTAGGGGCATCGTGGCCGGGCGCTTTCCCGAGGTGCGGCTTATTGATAACCTGGAGGTCTACCCATGA
- the fba gene encoding class II fructose-1,6-bisphosphate aldolase has translation MLVTGLEILKKARAEGYGVGAFNTNNMEFTQAILEAAEELRSPVILALSEGAMKYGGRALTQMAVALAKEARVPVAIHLDHGSSYESVLKALREGFTSVMIDKSHEDFETNVRETKRVVEAAHAVGVTVEAELGRLAGIEEHVAVDEKDALLTNPEEARLFMERTGADYLAVAIGTSHGAYKGKGRPFIDHPRLERIAQLVPAPLVLHGASAVPPELVERFRAAGGEIGEAAGIHPEDIRKAIALGVAKINTDTDLRLAFTALIRETLGKSPKEFDPRKYLGPARQAVKEVVKSRMELFGSVGKA, from the coding sequence ATGCTGGTGACCGGACTGGAAATCCTCAAGAAGGCGCGGGCCGAGGGCTACGGGGTGGGGGCCTTCAACACCAACAACATGGAGTTCACCCAGGCCATCCTCGAGGCCGCCGAGGAGCTTAGGAGCCCGGTGATCCTGGCCCTATCCGAAGGGGCCATGAAGTACGGGGGCCGGGCCCTCACCCAGATGGCGGTGGCCCTGGCCAAGGAGGCCCGGGTGCCCGTGGCCATCCACCTGGACCACGGCTCCAGCTACGAAAGCGTCCTCAAGGCCCTCAGGGAGGGCTTCACCAGCGTCATGATTGACAAGTCCCACGAGGACTTTGAGACGAACGTCCGGGAAACCAAGCGGGTGGTGGAGGCGGCCCACGCCGTGGGGGTCACGGTGGAGGCGGAACTGGGCCGCCTGGCGGGGATTGAGGAGCACGTGGCGGTGGACGAGAAGGACGCCCTCCTCACCAACCCCGAGGAGGCCCGCCTCTTCATGGAGCGCACGGGGGCCGACTACCTGGCGGTGGCCATCGGCACCAGCCACGGGGCCTACAAGGGGAAGGGCCGTCCCTTCATTGACCACCCCCGCCTGGAGCGCATCGCCCAGCTTGTCCCCGCTCCCCTCGTCCTCCACGGGGCGAGCGCCGTGCCGCCCGAGCTCGTGGAGCGCTTCCGCGCCGCCGGGGGGGAGATTGGGGAGGCGGCGGGCATCCACCCCGAGGACATCAGGAAGGCCATCGCCCTGGGCGTGGCCAAGATCAACACCGACACCGACCTGCGCCTGGCCTTTACCGCCCTCATCCGGGAAACCCTGGGGAAGAGCCCCAAGGAGTTTGACCCCAGGAAGTACCTGGGCCCGGCCCGGCAGGCGGTGAAGGAGGTGGTGAAAAGCCGCATGGAGCTCTTTGGCTCCGTGGGTAAGGCCTAG
- the accD gene encoding acetyl-CoA carboxylase, carboxyltransferase subunit beta has product MALERLFRRKRPSGENRDVPELWTKCEACGAQLYKKEFKENLYVCPKCGHHHRMPAAERVAMLADPGTFQETTRLAPLDPLGFVDTKPYRERLEAYQKETGRKDAIVGGTCAIGGVPSVLLVMDYAFAGGSMGSVVGEEIARGVERAAEEGRALVIVAASGGARMQEAALSLMQMAKTVMSLDLLWAKRLPYVSVLTDPTTGGVTASFAALADVIFAEPGALIGFAGPRVIRQTIRQELPEGFQRAEFLLKHGMVDRVTDRRRLKAEVVQALRHLHPGVPYAPGV; this is encoded by the coding sequence GTGGCCTTAGAGAGGCTTTTCCGCCGCAAGCGCCCGAGCGGGGAGAACCGGGACGTCCCCGAGCTTTGGACCAAGTGCGAGGCCTGCGGGGCCCAGCTCTACAAAAAGGAGTTCAAGGAAAACCTCTACGTCTGCCCCAAGTGCGGCCACCACCACCGCATGCCCGCCGCCGAGCGGGTGGCCATGCTGGCCGACCCCGGCACCTTCCAGGAAACCACCCGCCTCGCCCCCCTGGACCCCTTGGGCTTCGTGGACACCAAGCCCTATAGGGAGCGCCTCGAGGCCTACCAGAAGGAAACGGGGCGCAAGGACGCCATCGTGGGCGGCACCTGCGCCATCGGGGGGGTCCCGAGCGTCCTTTTGGTCATGGACTACGCCTTTGCCGGGGGGTCCATGGGGAGCGTGGTGGGGGAGGAGATCGCCCGGGGGGTGGAGCGGGCGGCGGAAGAGGGCAGGGCCCTCGTCATCGTGGCCGCCTCGGGGGGCGCGAGGATGCAGGAGGCGGCCCTTTCCCTCATGCAGATGGCCAAGACGGTGATGAGCCTGGACCTCCTTTGGGCCAAGCGCCTTCCCTACGTTTCCGTCCTCACCGACCCCACCACGGGGGGGGTCACGGCCAGCTTCGCCGCCTTGGCGGACGTCATCTTCGCCGAGCCCGGGGCCCTCATCGGCTTCGCCGGTCCTCGGGTGATCCGCCAGACCATCCGCCAGGAGCTCCCCGAGGGCTTCCAGCGCGCGGAGTTTCTCTTAAAGCACGGCATGGTGGACCGGGTCACGGACCGCCGTAGGCTCAAGGCGGAGGTGGTCCAGGCCCTGCGCCACCTACACCCCGGAGTCCCCTATGCCCCTGGAGTTTGA
- a CDS encoding bactofilin family protein — translation MLARRQNPLTYLAPETEVLGDLKAKGQVRIDGLVRGSVYVEGELEVGRTGRIEGERIEAQAVQIHGEVKADIVAGKVALSKTARFTGSVRAQALDVEAGAVFIGQSLAGESRALEAPKEA, via the coding sequence ATGCTCGCAAGGAGGCAGAACCCCCTCACCTACCTGGCCCCGGAAACCGAGGTCCTGGGCGACCTCAAGGCCAAGGGCCAGGTGCGCATAGACGGCCTGGTCCGGGGTTCGGTCTACGTGGAAGGGGAGCTGGAGGTGGGGCGCACGGGCCGCATAGAAGGGGAGCGCATAGAGGCCCAGGCGGTGCAGATCCACGGGGAGGTCAAGGCCGATATCGTGGCCGGGAAGGTGGCCCTTTCCAAAACGGCCCGCTTCACGGGGAGCGTGCGGGCCCAGGCCCTGGACGTGGAGGCGGGGGCGGTCTTCATCGGCCAGAGCCTGGCTGGGGAGAGCCGGGCCCTCGAGGCTCCCAAGGAGGCGTAG
- a CDS encoding DUF1648 domain-containing protein has translation MKRLLAPLGLLFTWGITLYAYALLPERIPAHFNAQGEVDRYGSRLEIFLLPLVLTFLLYPLLALAPRLDPKLKGQAPWVWPWLVAGVVWAFFFLQGTLLYALWRAVQGNPFPVGQAILIGVGLVFLVLGPLLPRLPQNYLAGVRTPWTLENPEVWRKTHRRAGLVFALLGLLAWAAAFLGAWGIWLWLLGLLLGALYLVVFSYLAWRKKRPGP, from the coding sequence ATGAAGCGCCTCCTTGCGCCTTTGGGGCTCCTTTTCACCTGGGGCATCACCCTCTACGCCTACGCCTTGCTCCCGGAAAGGATCCCCGCCCACTTCAACGCCCAAGGGGAGGTGGACCGGTACGGGAGCCGCCTGGAGATCTTCCTCCTGCCCCTGGTCCTCACCTTCCTCCTTTACCCCCTCCTCGCCTTGGCCCCCCGTTTAGACCCCAAGCTCAAGGGGCAAGCGCCTTGGGTCTGGCCCTGGCTGGTGGCCGGGGTGGTCTGGGCCTTCTTCTTCCTGCAGGGGACCCTGCTCTATGCCCTCTGGCGGGCGGTACAGGGAAACCCTTTTCCCGTAGGGCAGGCCATCCTGATCGGGGTGGGGCTCGTCTTCCTGGTCCTTGGGCCCCTCCTCCCCCGGCTTCCCCAAAACTACCTGGCGGGGGTGCGCACCCCCTGGACCCTGGAAAACCCTGAGGTGTGGCGAAAGACCCATAGGCGGGCGGGCCTCGTCTTCGCCCTCCTCGGGCTTCTCGCCTGGGCCGCCGCCTTCCTGGGAGCGTGGGGAATCTGGCTATGGCTTTTAGGGCTCCTTTTGGGCGCCCTCTACCTGGTGGTCTTCTCCTACCTGGCTTGGCGGAAAAAGCGCCCCGGCCCTTAA
- a CDS encoding NTP transferase domain-containing protein, with product MEAIVLGGGEEAWARKYGVRSKALVPYRGRPLAEWVLSALAEAGLSALYVGENPGLTPPPRLTLPDQGSLLANLEAALAHVEGRVLVATADIPHLTPEAVRFVLERAPEAALVYPIVPKEKVEARFPKTRRTYARLKEGTFTGGNLLLLDKALFFQALPLAKRVVALRKRPLALARLVGLDILLKLLLGKLSLAEVEARASRILGVEARALLTPYPEVGVDVDREEELVS from the coding sequence ATGGAGGCCATCGTTCTAGGGGGCGGCGAGGAGGCTTGGGCCAGGAAATACGGGGTGCGGAGCAAGGCTTTGGTGCCCTACCGGGGAAGGCCTTTGGCGGAGTGGGTGCTTTCCGCCTTGGCCGAGGCGGGGCTTTCCGCCCTCTACGTGGGGGAAAACCCTGGGCTTACCCCCCCTCCCCGCCTCACCCTGCCGGACCAAGGGAGTCTCCTCGCCAACCTGGAGGCGGCCTTGGCCCATGTGGAGGGCCGGGTCCTGGTGGCCACCGCCGACATTCCCCACCTCACCCCGGAGGCGGTGCGCTTCGTCTTGGAGAGGGCGCCGGAAGCGGCCTTGGTCTACCCCATCGTGCCCAAGGAGAAGGTGGAGGCCCGCTTTCCCAAGACCCGGCGCACCTACGCCCGGCTCAAGGAGGGGACCTTCACCGGGGGGAACCTCCTCCTTTTGGACAAGGCCCTCTTCTTCCAGGCCCTGCCCCTGGCCAAACGGGTGGTGGCCCTGCGCAAGAGGCCCTTGGCCCTGGCCCGGCTGGTGGGCCTGGATATCCTCCTCAAGCTCCTTCTGGGGAAGCTCTCCCTGGCCGAGGTGGAGGCCAGGGCGAGCCGGATCCTGGGGGTGGAGGCCAGGGCCCTCCTCACCCCTTACCCCGAGGTGGGGGTGGACGTGGACCGGGAGGAGGAATTGGTAAGCTAG
- a CDS encoding acetyl-CoA carboxylase carboxyltransferase subunit alpha, which translates to MPLEFEKPILELEKRIQELKETARTTGVDLEAEIRLLEERLARLKQEIYGNLTPWQRVQLARAPGRPTTLDVLAKAFQDFLELHGDRAFADDPAIVGGLAYLEGQKVVVVGHQKGRDTKENLQRNFGMPHPEGYRKAMRLMDLADRFGYPFISFIDTPGAYPGVSAEERGQAWVIAQSIQRMGRLRVPAIAVILGEGGSGGALAIGVANRVLILENAWYSVISPESCAAILWRDAKEAPKAAEALKLTAHDLLALGVVDAVIPEPEGGAHKDPDRAIQNVKEALLRTLEELKALTPETLYQDRYRRFRALGAYAES; encoded by the coding sequence ATGCCCCTGGAGTTTGAAAAGCCCATCCTGGAACTGGAAAAGCGCATCCAGGAGCTCAAGGAAACTGCCCGCACCACGGGCGTGGACCTGGAGGCGGAGATCCGCCTTCTGGAGGAGCGCTTGGCGCGGCTCAAGCAGGAGATCTATGGCAACCTCACCCCCTGGCAGCGGGTGCAGCTCGCCCGGGCCCCAGGGCGGCCCACCACCTTGGACGTGTTGGCCAAGGCCTTCCAGGACTTCCTGGAGCTCCACGGGGACCGGGCCTTCGCCGACGACCCCGCCATCGTGGGGGGGCTCGCCTACCTGGAGGGGCAGAAGGTGGTGGTGGTGGGCCACCAGAAGGGGCGGGACACCAAGGAGAACCTCCAGCGCAACTTCGGCATGCCCCACCCCGAGGGGTACCGCAAGGCCATGCGCCTCATGGACCTGGCGGACCGCTTCGGCTACCCCTTCATCAGCTTCATTGACACCCCGGGGGCCTACCCCGGGGTTTCCGCCGAGGAGCGGGGCCAGGCCTGGGTCATCGCCCAGAGCATCCAGCGCATGGGGCGCCTAAGGGTGCCCGCCATTGCCGTGATCCTGGGGGAGGGGGGAAGCGGGGGGGCCTTGGCCATCGGGGTGGCCAACCGGGTCCTGATCCTGGAAAACGCCTGGTACTCCGTCATTAGCCCCGAGTCCTGCGCCGCCATCCTCTGGCGGGACGCTAAGGAGGCTCCCAAGGCGGCGGAGGCCCTTAAGCTCACGGCCCACGACCTCCTGGCCCTTGGGGTGGTGGACGCCGTCATCCCCGAGCCCGAGGGCGGGGCCCACAAGGACCCGGACCGGGCCATCCAGAACGTGAAGGAAGCCCTTCTGCGGACCCTGGAGGAACTCAAGGCCCTCACCCCGGAAACCCTTTACCAGGACCGCTACCGCCGCTTCCGCGCCCTGGGGGCCTACGCCGAGTCTTAA
- a CDS encoding PEGA domain-containing protein — MRRFLLAVLGLGAVLAQQLSPQGILINPVPTDLQVKVWVDKDPGKRGTALYQVGEPIHIYVNVNQDAYVYLFNINADGKIDPILPNAYERDNFLRAGETRRFPPEWARYRYTVTGPEGEDRILAVASRRPLSLLEILDLEGNRVRVEGAEGLARALSIVIEPIPARDWVTDVARYYVGRVTAPPPSTATLAVDSRPQGAEVYLDGRFQGRTPLSLSVNPGRQEVEVRLPGYQPYRVAVNPRPGERVQIFAQLVPELRQGTLAVASTPGGAEVYLNGALRGRTPLSLALPEGRYEVELRLSGYEPYRTRIEVRRGETTRLDVRLSPIRTGTLLLESSPSGAEVYLNGQLRGRTPLRLTLDEGTYRVELRLPGYEPYTASVRVERGRETRLSARLTPIRTGELSLEVRPQGAEVYVDGRLVGRGSVRLSLEAGLHEVRVVAPGYTEYRAQVEVRPGESLRLFVELVPLRAVLELYLNVEARVFLNGEEVGLARGGYLRLEAPPGEYELTLVAKGYRTLVQTVRLSGNQVLRLELRPL, encoded by the coding sequence ATGCGGAGGTTCCTCCTAGCGGTGTTGGGATTGGGGGCAGTTTTGGCCCAGCAGCTAAGCCCCCAGGGCATCCTCATCAACCCGGTGCCCACGGATTTGCAGGTCAAGGTCTGGGTGGACAAGGACCCCGGCAAGCGGGGTACGGCCCTTTACCAGGTGGGGGAGCCCATCCACATCTACGTGAACGTGAACCAAGACGCCTACGTCTATCTCTTCAATATCAACGCCGACGGGAAGATAGACCCCATCCTGCCCAACGCCTACGAGCGGGATAACTTCCTAAGGGCGGGGGAGACGCGGCGGTTTCCCCCGGAATGGGCCCGTTACCGCTACACCGTGACCGGCCCTGAGGGGGAAGACCGCATCCTGGCGGTGGCGAGCCGGAGGCCCCTTTCCCTCCTGGAGATTTTGGACCTGGAGGGGAACCGGGTGCGGGTAGAGGGGGCGGAGGGGCTTGCGAGGGCGCTTTCCATCGTCATTGAGCCCATTCCGGCCCGGGACTGGGTCACGGACGTGGCCCGCTACTACGTGGGCCGGGTAACCGCGCCGCCCCCTTCCACCGCCACCTTGGCGGTGGACTCGAGGCCCCAAGGGGCCGAGGTCTACCTGGACGGCCGCTTCCAAGGGCGCACGCCCCTTTCCCTCTCCGTGAACCCGGGGCGGCAGGAAGTGGAGGTGCGGCTTCCCGGTTACCAGCCCTACCGGGTGGCGGTGAACCCGAGGCCTGGGGAACGGGTGCAAATCTTCGCCCAGCTCGTTCCCGAGCTCCGGCAGGGCACCTTGGCGGTGGCCTCCACGCCCGGCGGGGCGGAGGTCTACCTGAATGGCGCCTTGCGGGGCCGCACCCCCCTAAGCCTCGCCCTGCCCGAGGGGCGGTACGAGGTGGAGCTTAGGCTTTCCGGTTACGAGCCCTACCGTACCCGCATTGAGGTGCGCCGGGGGGAGACCACGCGGTTGGACGTGCGCCTAAGCCCCATCCGCACCGGCACCCTCCTCCTGGAGTCCAGCCCCTCGGGGGCCGAGGTCTACCTGAACGGGCAGCTTAGGGGACGCACCCCCTTGCGGCTCACCCTGGACGAGGGGACCTACCGGGTGGAGCTTAGGCTTCCCGGCTACGAGCCCTACACCGCCAGCGTCCGGGTGGAGCGGGGCCGGGAGACGCGGCTTTCCGCCAGGCTTACCCCCATCCGCACCGGGGAGCTCTCCTTGGAGGTGAGGCCCCAAGGGGCCGAGGTCTACGTGGACGGCCGCTTGGTGGGGCGGGGTTCCGTGCGGCTTAGCCTCGAGGCCGGCCTGCACGAGGTGCGGGTGGTGGCCCCCGGCTACACCGAGTACCGGGCCCAGGTGGAGGTGCGCCCCGGGGAAAGCCTGCGGCTTTTTGTGGAGCTTGTGCCCCTGCGGGCTGTCTTGGAGCTCTACCTCAACGTGGAGGCCCGGGTCTTCCTGAACGGCGAAGAGGTGGGGCTCGCCCGGGGTGGCTACCTCCGCCTGGAGGCGCCCCCGGGGGAGTACGAGCTCACCCTGGTGGCCAAGGGCTACCGCACCCTGGTGCAGACGGTGCGCCTAAGCGGCAACCAGGTGCTCAGGCTAGAGCTTAGACCGCTTTAG